One window of Marinobacterium aestuarii genomic DNA carries:
- a CDS encoding tripartite tricarboxylate transporter TctB family protein has product MAIRPTARLAQWCNVALFVGLILLVFQQIATNMTAQGIASGGPYNNGAAYPQGVAIVLGVLVLIQMALLVAGRKAASEATSWAALVRPAALIALFALYLGLLGWLGYHIATPLMLAGVMLLCGLRRPVAIILPTLGVSFGLAWIFEAWLKIVLPGGIFHLNIAW; this is encoded by the coding sequence ATGGCCATTCGACCGACTGCAAGACTTGCACAGTGGTGCAACGTCGCTCTGTTCGTGGGTTTGATTCTGCTGGTATTCCAGCAGATCGCGACAAACATGACCGCCCAGGGGATCGCCTCGGGCGGCCCTTATAATAATGGAGCTGCCTATCCGCAAGGGGTCGCTATCGTACTGGGCGTTCTGGTGTTGATACAGATGGCACTTCTTGTTGCCGGCCGCAAGGCTGCAAGTGAGGCGACAAGCTGGGCAGCGCTAGTTCGCCCCGCAGCTCTTATCGCACTCTTTGCGCTCTATCTCGGACTGCTTGGCTGGCTTGGCTATCACATTGCGACACCCTTGATGCTGGCGGGGGTGATGTTGCTCTGTGGTCTGCGGCGGCCGGTCGCGATCATTCTGCCGACCCTGGGCGTTTCTTTTGGCCTGGCCTGGATCTTCGAGGCCTGGCTCAAAATCGTGCTGCCGGGCGGCATCTTTCATCTGAATATTGCGTGGTAA
- a CDS encoding Bug family tripartite tricarboxylate transporter substrate binding protein translates to MFTSLKKATAVALITLCPLVAKAEYPERTIELVYPWSSGAAMSISQILAEAMSDELGVAMPVISTPGAAGTKAFLTAMNRPADGYTMIDGYVAPLVLQPLLGNADWTFKDFTPLHSAFSNAFSIAIRKDNDRWANFEEMMAYAKEHPGDLRYSSGSRNNLPHMVIAKTLQGFGAVAQNIPYNTDTDALSDLRAGVLDFAFLGVGEYHKMPDAYKVILVLSDLEGAKQSFDGAPSIADLGIDLGLSGLAPMGWNWWLVHSDTPPERVEVLRKAMATAMARDDVQQGIKRLGFVPLQWDWDQYDEIVSKVHDQLGEMGNALKWEEEQLSKLK, encoded by the coding sequence ATGTTCACATCACTGAAAAAAGCGACGGCCGTGGCACTCATCACGCTTTGTCCGCTGGTGGCCAAAGCCGAGTACCCAGAGCGGACGATCGAACTGGTATATCCCTGGAGTTCAGGGGCTGCCATGTCCATCAGCCAGATACTGGCAGAGGCCATGTCCGACGAACTGGGTGTCGCGATGCCGGTCATCTCAACCCCGGGTGCCGCCGGCACCAAGGCATTCCTGACCGCGATGAACCGCCCGGCCGACGGCTACACAATGATTGATGGTTATGTGGCGCCACTGGTGCTGCAGCCGCTGCTGGGCAACGCGGACTGGACCTTCAAGGATTTCACGCCTTTGCACTCGGCATTTTCAAACGCCTTTTCCATCGCCATCCGCAAGGACAACGACCGCTGGGCCAACTTCGAGGAGATGATGGCCTATGCCAAGGAGCATCCCGGCGATCTGCGTTACTCATCCGGTTCGCGCAACAATTTGCCCCATATGGTAATTGCCAAGACACTGCAGGGCTTTGGCGCTGTCGCGCAGAATATTCCGTATAACACCGACACCGACGCCCTGTCTGATTTGCGCGCAGGCGTGCTGGATTTCGCATTCCTCGGTGTCGGCGAATACCATAAGATGCCGGACGCCTACAAGGTTATTCTCGTCCTGTCAGACCTCGAAGGGGCCAAGCAAAGCTTTGATGGTGCGCCGAGCATAGCGGATCTGGGCATCGACCTGGGCTTGAGCGGCTTGGCGCCCATGGGCTGGAACTGGTGGCTGGTGCATTCGGATACGCCGCCGGAGCGGGTGGAAGTGTTGCGCAAGGCCATGGCCACGGCAATGGCACGTGACGACGTGCAGCAGGGGATCAAGCGGCTGGGCTTTGTGCCGCTGCAGTGGGACTGGGATCAGTACGACGAAATCGTTTCTAAGGTGCATGACCAGCTCGGCGAGATGGGCAATGCCCTGAAGTGGGAAGAGGAACAGCTTTCCAAACTTAAGTAA
- a CDS encoding sulfatase: MKVVFVLFDSLVRKALGCYGSHGIKTPNFDRFSKKGVTFDTHYVGSLPCMPARRDIHSGRLNFMHRSWGPLEPFDNSFVQMLKDKGIYSHLVTDHQHYFEEGGWRYPQAFDTWDFIRGQENDPWKAMVQPPLERFKETYDTRHYPPTSKKRMQHAINREWMKEESDFPTARCFASAFEFLDTNREADDWLLWLECFDPHEPFHAPERFRQQYSTGYQGKVLNWPIYEKVNNTPQEIAEIQSNYAALVSMCDEYFGRLLDYFDEHNLWEDTMLVMSTDHGFLLSEHDWWGKNRQPYYEEIAHIPMIIAHPQFREQAGTRRQGLTQTPDLMPTLLDAFGIEPPPETRAKSVLPLLKKDQQLRDAIILGMFGGPICVTDGRYTYYRYPDNIATSENLFEYTLMPTHMNSPFTLEELDDMELVAPFDFTKDVRLLKIRARSNAARPPDPDVTAFGDLGTRLYDVREDPQQLNPDYGDNAITQRLTRSLVKILAEHDAPAELYRRFDLTAPGGAKIT, from the coding sequence ATGAAAGTCGTATTTGTTCTATTTGATTCGCTGGTGCGCAAGGCGCTTGGATGTTATGGCAGTCACGGCATTAAGACGCCGAATTTTGACCGCTTTTCTAAAAAGGGTGTGACCTTTGATACGCATTATGTCGGCAGTCTCCCCTGTATGCCTGCACGGCGAGATATCCACTCAGGGCGCCTCAACTTCATGCATCGCAGCTGGGGGCCGCTGGAACCTTTCGATAACTCTTTTGTACAGATGTTGAAAGACAAGGGTATTTACAGCCACCTGGTTACCGACCATCAGCATTACTTTGAAGAAGGCGGCTGGCGTTATCCGCAGGCTTTCGACACCTGGGACTTTATTCGTGGGCAGGAAAACGACCCCTGGAAAGCAATGGTGCAACCGCCGCTGGAGCGCTTCAAGGAAACCTACGATACCCGCCATTACCCACCGACATCAAAGAAACGTATGCAGCATGCCATTAACCGCGAATGGATGAAAGAGGAGAGCGATTTTCCAACGGCCCGCTGCTTTGCCTCCGCGTTTGAGTTCCTCGATACCAACCGCGAAGCAGATGACTGGCTGCTCTGGCTCGAGTGCTTCGACCCCCACGAACCCTTCCATGCGCCGGAGCGTTTTCGCCAGCAATACAGCACGGGCTATCAGGGCAAGGTGTTGAACTGGCCGATTTACGAAAAGGTAAACAACACACCGCAAGAAATCGCTGAAATTCAGTCAAACTATGCCGCACTGGTGAGTATGTGCGACGAGTATTTCGGCCGTTTGCTGGATTACTTCGATGAGCACAACCTGTGGGAAGACACCATGCTGGTGATGTCGACCGACCACGGATTCCTGCTGTCTGAGCATGACTGGTGGGGCAAGAACAGGCAGCCTTACTACGAGGAAATCGCTCATATTCCAATGATTATCGCCCATCCGCAGTTTCGTGAGCAGGCAGGCACGAGGCGCCAAGGCTTGACCCAGACGCCGGATCTGATGCCGACCCTGCTGGATGCATTCGGTATTGAGCCGCCGCCGGAAACGCGGGCCAAATCTGTTCTACCGCTACTGAAAAAAGACCAGCAGCTGCGGGATGCCATTATCCTGGGCATGTTCGGTGGCCCTATTTGTGTCACGGATGGTCGCTACACCTATTATCGCTATCCGGACAATATCGCCACCAGCGAGAACCTGTTCGAATACACGCTGATGCCGACCCATATGAACAGCCCCTTCACACTGGAAGAGCTAGACGACATGGAGCTGGTGGCGCCCTTTGATTTCACCAAGGATGTACGCTTGCTCAAGATTCGCGCCCGCAGCAACGCCGCGCGTCCACCGGATCCGGACGTCACAGCCTTTGGCGACTTGGGTACGCGCCTCTACGACGTACGGGAGGACCCTCAGCAATTGAATCCCGATTACGGCGACAACGCCATTACCCAGCGGCTGACACGCAGCCTGGTGAAAATTCTTGCCGAACATGATGCTCCGGCTGAACTTTACCGCCGCTTTGATCTGACAGCCCCCGGGGGCGCCAAAATAACCTAA
- a CDS encoding LysR family transcriptional regulator has product MNKFLHQFRVVAEQKNLTAASQLLHLSQPALTKNIKKVEEEFGVPLFERLPRGMLLTPFGEALLHRVKRMEMEYRYAHEELSALQSGATASLNIGSGPVWALNYLPDILTQMYQRFPSLSVRLESGSMSVLMPKLIAGELDLALGTQDIDERLTDELEYIHMLDVDLIVVARSNHPLAHQATVSAEELCRYRWVLFMQSQDQIGQYNHFLRQHGLPSLDVCLQSDYWTTAQAMLHQGDYLMSMPKQLLHQATDNDLVQIAFVQKIWGFSSGIWYAPAARSLPAVNEFINFMIRDVRDTDSATG; this is encoded by the coding sequence GTGAACAAATTTCTGCATCAATTCCGGGTCGTCGCGGAGCAAAAGAACCTGACCGCAGCCAGCCAGCTGCTGCACCTGAGCCAGCCGGCTTTGACCAAGAACATCAAGAAAGTGGAGGAAGAGTTCGGTGTACCCCTGTTCGAGCGACTCCCCAGAGGCATGCTTCTGACACCTTTTGGCGAGGCGCTGCTGCACCGGGTCAAACGGATGGAAATGGAGTATCGCTACGCTCATGAGGAGCTTTCAGCGCTGCAGAGCGGTGCCACCGCAAGTCTGAATATCGGATCAGGCCCGGTATGGGCACTGAACTACCTGCCAGATATTTTGACGCAGATGTACCAGCGCTTTCCCAGCCTCTCGGTCAGGCTGGAATCCGGCTCCATGTCGGTATTGATGCCCAAATTGATTGCCGGGGAACTGGATCTGGCACTGGGAACACAGGATATCGACGAACGACTGACCGACGAGCTCGAATACATCCACATGCTTGATGTGGATTTGATTGTGGTTGCCAGGAGTAACCACCCGCTGGCACACCAAGCAACGGTTAGCGCAGAAGAGCTGTGCCGATATCGCTGGGTACTCTTTATGCAGTCGCAGGATCAAATCGGCCAGTACAATCACTTTTTGCGTCAGCATGGGTTGCCGTCACTGGACGTCTGCCTGCAGTCCGATTACTGGACCACAGCCCAGGCAATGCTGCACCAGGGTGACTACCTCATGAGTATGCCAAAGCAGCTTTTGCATCAGGCAACGGATAACGACCTGGTACAAATAGCCTTCGTGCAGAAAATATGGGGATTCTCCAGCGGTATCTGGTATGCACCGGCTGCGCGCAGCCTGCCCGCGGTGAACGAATTTATAAATTTTATGATCAGGGATGTTCGCGATACGGATTCAGCCACAGGATAA
- a CDS encoding FGGY-family carbohydrate kinase, whose product MQSIILVLDIGKTNVKLCALDAVSGALLESLKRSNEVILAEPYPQADIEGIWHWYCQGVATLARRYAIRFLSFTTHGATAVCLAGDTAALPVLDYESDLCEQTNNEYDQVRPDYAQTLSPALGCGLNLGRQLFWLAHARPDDFARVDCILMYPQYWGWRLSGVAASELTSLGCHTDLWQPQQQCYSSLVERMGWQGLFPALRKAGAVLGPVLPQLAGELGLPADCQVINGIHDSNASLVPYLRQLDLPFTVISTGTWTLMAGIGAPLTGISEQDDMLANVSAFGDPVPCIRFMGGREWELLRDADDCELTDLQRVLEAGVFALPSFSSQGGPFRHRQGGVIGPSDSLSARQRTALAALYCALMTDYCLSRLQSGGDIFVEGSFARNAVYLSVLQALRPEQRVRASNDSTGTTQGAAQLIAGSDWPCAAVPAAVERPVNLAGLAEYRARWLEFIEGESSVPPERAEE is encoded by the coding sequence ATGCAGTCGATTATTCTGGTACTGGATATTGGCAAGACCAATGTCAAACTTTGCGCCCTGGATGCCGTGAGCGGAGCTCTGCTTGAGTCGCTCAAGCGCAGCAATGAGGTGATCCTGGCCGAGCCCTATCCGCAGGCGGATATCGAGGGCATCTGGCACTGGTATTGCCAGGGTGTTGCCACCCTGGCTCGGCGTTACGCGATTCGCTTTCTGAGCTTTACCACCCACGGTGCCACGGCGGTTTGCCTGGCCGGCGATACAGCGGCGCTGCCGGTACTGGATTATGAATCGGATCTGTGTGAACAGACGAATAACGAGTATGACCAGGTGCGCCCGGACTACGCACAGACCCTGAGCCCGGCACTGGGCTGCGGGCTCAATCTGGGTCGACAGCTGTTCTGGCTGGCGCATGCCAGGCCCGATGATTTTGCCCGCGTCGACTGTATTCTGATGTACCCGCAGTACTGGGGCTGGCGCCTGAGCGGTGTTGCGGCCAGCGAGCTGACATCCCTGGGGTGTCATACCGATTTGTGGCAGCCGCAACAGCAGTGCTACTCGTCGCTGGTCGAACGCATGGGCTGGCAGGGGCTGTTTCCCGCGCTGCGAAAGGCCGGTGCCGTGCTGGGCCCGGTTTTGCCGCAGCTGGCCGGCGAACTCGGATTGCCAGCGGATTGTCAGGTGATCAACGGCATCCACGACAGTAATGCATCCCTGGTGCCCTATCTGCGCCAGCTCGACCTGCCCTTTACGGTCATTTCCACCGGCACCTGGACCCTTATGGCGGGGATTGGCGCGCCCCTGACCGGCATTAGTGAGCAGGACGATATGCTCGCCAATGTCAGTGCCTTTGGTGATCCGGTGCCCTGTATCCGCTTTATGGGCGGGCGGGAGTGGGAGCTGCTGCGCGATGCCGACGACTGTGAGCTGACGGATCTGCAGCGGGTACTGGAGGCGGGGGTCTTTGCGCTGCCGTCCTTTTCCAGTCAGGGTGGCCCGTTCCGGCATCGCCAGGGCGGGGTGATCGGCCCGAGCGACAGTCTCAGTGCCCGGCAGCGCACGGCACTGGCCGCGCTCTACTGCGCCCTGATGACGGATTACTGCCTGAGCCGGCTGCAAAGCGGCGGTGATATTTTTGTCGAGGGCAGCTTTGCCCGCAATGCCGTCTACCTGAGTGTGCTGCAGGCGCTGCGCCCAGAGCAGAGGGTGCGTGCCAGTAACGACAGTACCGGCACTACTCAGGGTGCCGCCCAGTTGATAGCGGGCTCTGACTGGCCGTGCGCTGCAGTGCCTGCCGCTGTAGAGCGTCCAGTGAACCTGGCTGGGCTGGCTGAATATCGCGCTCGCTGGCTGGAGTTCATTGAAGGGGAAAGTTCTGTCCCCCCGGAGCGAGCAGAAGAATGA
- a CDS encoding L-rhamnose mutarotase produces MKQAFVMQLKPGCEAQYRQRHDEIWPDLVVLLKDYGIADYHIYLQPQTLQLFAHCSVPDNFDGAALKQEAVMQRWWHSMSPLMATLPGSHEPLSIPLQPMFCLE; encoded by the coding sequence ATGAAACAGGCCTTTGTCATGCAACTCAAGCCCGGCTGCGAGGCGCAGTATCGCCAGCGCCACGATGAAATCTGGCCCGACCTGGTGGTGCTGCTCAAAGACTACGGCATCGCCGATTACCATATCTACCTGCAGCCGCAGACGCTGCAGCTGTTCGCCCATTGCTCTGTGCCAGATAACTTTGATGGCGCCGCGCTTAAGCAGGAAGCGGTGATGCAGCGCTGGTGGCACAGCATGAGCCCGCTGATGGCCACCCTGCCGGGCAGCCATGAGCCTCTGTCCATCCCGCTACAGCCTATGTTCTGCCTGGAGTGA
- a CDS encoding ABC transporter permease: protein MHKPMATTGLPAIGWSRRLLSWEFFLLLMTAVVFGLNSLASPYFLDPWNLSDATFNFVEKAVVALPLAMLIICREIDLSVASIIALASAAMGFAAQAGAGTELIVLAGLGVGLLCGLVNGLLVTRFEIPSIVVTIGTMSLFRGLTYILLGDTVLKDYPESFAYLGQGYVYWVFSFEFVLFGVLALLFYGLLHRTNFGRRTYAIGNNPTAAFYSGINVARHRLILFVLVGLVSGLASVLLTSRLGSTRPTIALGWELSIITMVVLGGVSIMGGAGTILGVVIAVFLMGLVTFGLGLLNVPGIVMSIIIGAMLIGVIATPVLLKKFKGRKSAP from the coding sequence ATGCATAAACCTATGGCTACCACAGGCTTGCCCGCGATTGGCTGGTCGCGTCGGCTGCTGTCCTGGGAATTCTTTCTGCTGCTGATGACGGCGGTGGTTTTTGGCCTTAACAGTCTGGCATCGCCGTACTTTCTGGATCCCTGGAACTTGTCGGATGCCACCTTCAACTTTGTCGAGAAAGCGGTGGTGGCCCTGCCGCTGGCGATGCTGATTATCTGCCGCGAAATCGACCTGTCGGTGGCCTCGATTATCGCCCTGGCCTCGGCCGCCATGGGGTTTGCGGCCCAGGCGGGCGCCGGTACCGAGCTGATCGTGCTGGCGGGCCTCGGCGTGGGGCTGCTGTGCGGGCTGGTGAACGGCCTGCTGGTAACGCGTTTTGAGATTCCATCCATCGTCGTCACCATCGGCACCATGAGCCTGTTCCGCGGGCTGACCTATATTCTGCTGGGCGATACGGTGCTCAAAGACTATCCAGAGAGCTTTGCCTACCTGGGCCAGGGCTACGTGTACTGGGTGTTCAGCTTCGAGTTTGTGCTCTTTGGCGTGCTGGCGCTGCTGTTCTATGGCCTGCTGCACCGAACCAATTTCGGCCGGCGCACCTATGCCATTGGCAACAATCCCACCGCGGCCTTCTATTCGGGCATTAACGTGGCGCGCCACCGGCTGATTCTGTTTGTGCTGGTCGGGCTGGTATCGGGTCTGGCCTCGGTGCTGCTGACCTCCCGCCTGGGCAGTACCAGACCCACCATTGCGCTGGGCTGGGAGCTGAGCATTATCACCATGGTGGTGCTGGGCGGCGTCAGCATCATGGGGGGCGCAGGCACCATCCTGGGGGTGGTGATCGCGGTCTTCCTGATGGGGCTGGTGACCTTCGGTCTGGGACTGCTCAATGTGCCGGGCATAGTGATGTCCATTATTATCGGCGCCATGCTGATTGGCGTGATTGCCACACCGGTGTTGCTGAAAAAATTCAAAGGCAGGAAATCCGCCCCATGA
- a CDS encoding ABC transporter permease yields the protein MKKMLQNREILLAVLILAMILLVGMITPDFLLPSNLLAVYNDTSILIILALGQMLVILTRCIDLSVAANLALTGMVVAMLNSAYPALPVPLLMAAGALLGLLLGIVNGALVWKLGIPAIVVTLGTMSIYRGLVFLLSDGAWVNAHEMSASFVSIPRATVLGLPVLAWVSVLVIVIMVHFTRQRRLGREIYAAGNNPTAAFYTGIQVGRLQFVAFSISGLLAGLCGYLWVSRYAVAYVDVAAGFELQVIAACVIGGVSIMGGIGTVQGCVLGALFLGVINNALPVLGVSPFWQMAISGAVIVIAVIANSRAERKVGRIILKKAALHAG from the coding sequence ATGAAAAAAATGCTGCAAAATCGAGAGATCCTGCTGGCCGTACTGATCCTGGCCATGATCCTGCTGGTGGGCATGATTACACCGGACTTCCTGCTGCCATCCAATCTGCTGGCGGTTTACAACGACACCTCCATTCTGATTATCCTGGCGCTGGGCCAGATGCTGGTGATCCTGACCCGCTGTATCGATCTGTCGGTGGCGGCCAATCTGGCCCTGACCGGCATGGTGGTGGCGATGCTCAACAGTGCCTATCCGGCACTGCCGGTGCCGCTGCTGATGGCTGCTGGCGCATTGCTGGGACTGCTGCTGGGCATAGTGAACGGTGCCCTGGTGTGGAAGCTGGGAATCCCCGCCATAGTGGTGACGCTGGGGACCATGAGCATCTATCGCGGCCTGGTGTTTCTGCTCAGTGATGGCGCCTGGGTGAATGCCCATGAAATGAGTGCCAGCTTTGTCAGTATTCCCCGCGCCACTGTGCTGGGTCTGCCGGTGCTGGCCTGGGTTTCGGTGCTGGTGATCGTGATCATGGTGCATTTCACGCGCCAGCGCAGGCTGGGGCGCGAGATCTATGCCGCGGGCAATAATCCCACGGCGGCCTTTTATACCGGTATTCAGGTGGGGCGGTTGCAGTTTGTTGCCTTCAGCATATCCGGGCTGCTGGCGGGCCTGTGCGGTTACCTTTGGGTGTCGCGCTATGCCGTGGCCTATGTCGATGTTGCGGCGGGCTTTGAGCTGCAGGTGATCGCGGCCTGCGTGATCGGCGGTGTCAGCATCATGGGCGGTATAGGTACGGTGCAGGGATGCGTACTCGGGGCTCTGTTCCTGGGTGTTATCAACAATGCGCTGCCGGTGCTGGGTGTGTCGCCGTTCTGGCAAATGGCTATTTCCGGTGCGGTAATCGTTATCGCCGTTATTGCCAACTCCCGCGCCGAGCGCAAGGTCGGACGTATCATCCTGAAAAAAGCGGCGCTGCACGCCGGCTAA
- a CDS encoding sugar ABC transporter ATP-binding protein: MSDSNPLFSLRGVSKSFPGVKALDQVQLDLYPGQVTALIGENGAGKSTLVKTMTGIYQPDAGELRFRGEAICLDTPDAARQLGITAIHQETVLFDELSVTENIFAGHYLTKGRFKQLDWDAMHARAGQILQDIEAPVDPQTRLKYLSIGQRHMVAIARALSFDAQVVILDEPTAALSHHEIEELYAIVRRLKQAGCAIMFISHKFDEIFAIADRYTVFRDGCYVGDGRIDEIDEAGLVTLMVGRTVEQVYPKASAEIGDTVLQVKQLSHPTEFDDISFELRQGEILGFYGLVGAGRTELMQALFGVSKGVQGRVEVGQQRVDIRSPADAIKAGIVYVPEERQAQGTVQEMSIFQNISLPQLSQINRSGWLNEEAEYALADTYASRLQVKAPDWREKVGNLSGGNQQKVVIGKWLATQPRVIILDEPTKGIDIGSKAAVHAFMSELVQEGLAVIMVSSELPEVMGMADRIIIMHEGQAVSEVARHEFSAERIVSAASGG; encoded by the coding sequence ATGTCTGATTCCAACCCCTTGTTTTCCTTGCGGGGCGTCAGCAAGTCCTTTCCGGGTGTCAAGGCGCTCGATCAGGTACAGCTGGACCTCTATCCCGGCCAGGTAACGGCGCTTATCGGCGAGAACGGTGCCGGCAAGTCCACCCTGGTCAAGACCATGACCGGTATCTATCAGCCCGACGCCGGCGAGTTGCGCTTTCGCGGCGAAGCCATATGCCTGGATACGCCGGACGCGGCGCGCCAGCTCGGCATTACCGCCATTCATCAGGAAACGGTGCTGTTTGACGAGCTCAGCGTCACCGAAAATATCTTCGCCGGCCACTACCTCACCAAGGGGCGCTTCAAGCAGCTCGACTGGGACGCCATGCATGCACGTGCGGGCCAGATACTGCAGGATATTGAAGCTCCTGTAGACCCTCAAACCCGCCTCAAATACCTCAGTATTGGTCAGCGCCACATGGTGGCCATTGCCCGGGCGCTGTCCTTTGATGCTCAGGTTGTGATTCTGGACGAGCCCACCGCGGCCCTGTCCCATCATGAAATCGAAGAGCTTTACGCCATTGTGCGGCGGCTGAAGCAGGCCGGTTGCGCCATCATGTTTATCAGCCACAAGTTTGACGAAATTTTTGCCATCGCCGATCGCTACACCGTCTTTCGCGATGGCTGCTACGTGGGGGATGGCCGCATTGACGAGATCGATGAAGCAGGTCTGGTAACCCTGATGGTGGGGCGCACCGTGGAGCAGGTCTATCCCAAGGCCAGCGCCGAGATCGGTGACACAGTGCTGCAGGTCAAGCAGCTGAGTCACCCGACCGAATTTGACGATATCAGCTTCGAACTCAGGCAGGGCGAAATTCTGGGCTTCTATGGCCTGGTGGGGGCCGGGCGCACCGAGCTGATGCAGGCGCTCTTTGGGGTTTCCAAGGGGGTGCAGGGCAGGGTTGAAGTCGGCCAGCAGAGGGTGGATATTCGCTCGCCGGCGGATGCCATCAAGGCCGGTATTGTCTATGTGCCCGAAGAGCGCCAGGCCCAGGGTACGGTGCAGGAAATGTCTATTTTCCAGAACATCAGTTTGCCGCAGCTGAGCCAGATCAACCGCTCGGGCTGGCTAAACGAGGAGGCTGAATACGCTCTGGCCGACACCTACGCCAGCCGCCTGCAGGTGAAAGCGCCGGACTGGCGCGAGAAGGTCGGCAACCTGTCCGGCGGCAATCAGCAAAAGGTGGTGATCGGCAAGTGGCTGGCGACCCAGCCCCGGGTGATCATTCTGGACGAGCCGACCAAGGGGATCGATATCGGCTCCAAGGCGGCGGTGCACGCCTTTATGTCCGAGCTGGTACAGGAGGGGCTGGCGGTGATCATGGTGTCGAGCGAATTGCCCGAGGTGATGGGCATGGCCGACCGGATTATCATCATGCACGAAGGTCAGGCGGTGAGCGAAGTGGCGCGCCATGAATTCAGTGCCGAGCGCATCGTTAGCGCGGCGAGCGGCGGCTGA
- the rhaS gene encoding rhamnose ABC transporter substrate-binding protein: MPFKKLVASALVAAAMASSGLVQADSVRIGLVVKALGIGFFEAANEGAQEAAKELGDVEVIYTGPTSTTAEGQIEVINSLIAQKVDAIAVSANDTDALVPILKKAQQRGIKVVSWDSGVAPDGRQVHLNPSSNALIGEMNVKLAAEAVLASGAEQGDIAILSATPTSTNQNIWIDEMKKVLPQYPNLNLVTTVYGDDLADKSYRETVGLLKSYPNLKAIVSPTSVGIVAAAQAVHDQGRAGEVFVTGLGLPSELAGHVDSGVVKSFAIWNPIDLGYAATMISYNLVKGSATDSSVGMGRIGTASLDADGSAAMAEPFIYNASNVHAFADIF, from the coding sequence ATGCCTTTTAAAAAATTAGTGGCCAGCGCCCTGGTGGCAGCAGCAATGGCAAGCAGTGGCCTGGTACAGGCTGATTCGGTGCGCATTGGCCTGGTGGTCAAAGCGCTGGGGATCGGCTTTTTCGAGGCCGCCAACGAGGGGGCTCAGGAGGCCGCCAAGGAATTGGGCGATGTGGAAGTCATCTATACAGGCCCCACCTCCACCACCGCGGAAGGCCAGATCGAGGTGATCAATTCCTTGATCGCGCAGAAGGTGGATGCCATTGCCGTATCCGCCAATGATACCGATGCCCTGGTACCTATTCTGAAAAAGGCGCAGCAGCGGGGTATCAAGGTGGTGTCCTGGGATTCGGGTGTCGCGCCAGACGGTCGTCAGGTGCATCTTAATCCTTCCAGCAATGCACTCATCGGCGAAATGAACGTCAAACTGGCGGCTGAAGCTGTGCTCGCCTCGGGTGCCGAGCAGGGCGATATCGCCATCCTCAGTGCCACGCCGACCTCGACCAATCAGAATATCTGGATCGACGAAATGAAGAAGGTGCTGCCGCAGTACCCGAACCTGAATCTGGTCACCACCGTCTATGGCGATGACCTGGCGGACAAGAGTTACCGCGAAACCGTGGGTTTGCTCAAATCCTACCCCAACCTGAAAGCCATAGTATCACCGACGTCGGTGGGCATCGTGGCCGCTGCGCAGGCAGTGCATGACCAGGGCCGGGCCGGAGAGGTCTTTGTTACCGGTCTGGGTCTGCCCTCTGAGCTGGCCGGGCATGTGGATTCCGGTGTAGTGAAAAGCTTTGCCATCTGGAACCCCATCGATCTGGGCTACGCCGCCACCATGATTTCCTACAATCTGGTCAAGGGTTCCGCGACCGATTCCAGCGTTGGCATGGGCCGAATTGGTACTGCGAGCCTTGATGCAGACGGCAGTGCCGCCATGGCCGAGCCCTTCATTTACAACGCCTCCAACGTGCATGCGTTCGCGGATATTTTTTAA